The following proteins are encoded in a genomic region of Methanoculleus bourgensis MS2:
- a CDS encoding ABC transporter permease, which produces MAWEFLTVYWREMIRFVRFRTQLFSSLLQPALWMAFFGVAMSSNFNRFTAAIPVPAGVVPVDYLTFMAAGVIAMTTLFTSLFGGISLLFDKNWGLMREMLASPMPRTHIMLGVSLSGMTKSFIQVAIIMAFGLLLGVRFFPGFSPARIAVSILGIFAFVGAFSLGFLLFSSNISMRLESPEGLQGIITLLTLPLFFVSNALYPIQAFPPLLQALSAYNPLTHMVNGVRYFALGSEFFAVGAQYSYTTADILLSFSYLVVFATVMYLLARRTFRRAVVT; this is translated from the coding sequence GTGGCATGGGAGTTTCTCACCGTCTACTGGCGGGAGATGATCCGGTTCGTCAGGTTCAGGACGCAACTCTTCTCGTCGCTCCTGCAGCCGGCGCTCTGGATGGCCTTCTTTGGTGTTGCGATGTCCTCGAACTTCAACCGGTTCACCGCCGCCATCCCGGTCCCGGCGGGTGTCGTCCCGGTCGATTACCTCACCTTCATGGCCGCAGGGGTGATCGCGATGACGACCCTCTTCACAAGCCTCTTTGGGGGTATCAGCCTCCTCTTTGACAAGAACTGGGGGTTGATGCGGGAGATGCTCGCAAGCCCCATGCCCCGGACCCACATCATGTTGGGGGTGAGCCTCTCAGGGATGACGAAGTCGTTCATCCAGGTGGCGATCATCATGGCCTTCGGGCTCCTCCTCGGGGTGCGGTTCTTCCCCGGATTTTCGCCCGCCCGGATCGCCGTCTCGATCCTCGGGATATTTGCGTTCGTCGGAGCCTTCTCGCTCGGGTTCCTCCTCTTCTCCTCGAACATCTCGATGCGCCTCGAGAGCCCTGAGGGGCTGCAGGGGATCATCACCCTCCTCACCCTGCCGCTCTTCTTCGTCTCTAACGCCCTCTACCCAATCCAGGCGTTCCCGCCGCTCCTACAGGCCCTCTCGGCCTACAATCCCCTGACCCACATGGTCAACGGGGTCCGCTACTTCGCCCTCGGGAGCGAGTTCTTCGCTGTCGGAGCCCAGTACTCCTACACCACGGCCGATATCCTCCTCTCGTTCTCCTACCTGGTGGTCTTTGCAACGGTGATGTACCTCCTCGCCCGCCGGACGTTCCGGCGGGCGGTGGTGACATGA
- a CDS encoding arginine deiminase family protein, producing MTARVRAEWEKLRRVAVHRPGIEMFFGLLEPYAALYERAFSRYEARREHERLEYTLREEFGVRVLRLKETILDAADRDPAVRRRLVDWAHETVTIRGGRQEVAEARRSMEQNADALDSQHFFTLLLLNPVIEVGEGSTGGGVDVRIMGQEPLANLYFMRDQQAVTECGLVSGRPAKPQRSREAEITRFLWEIIGIPIAGTVREPGTFEGGDFMPMGDFALIGTGDRTNEAGIHQFLACATGFDEIGVVHQPGHPLVPSRRPDPMIDMHLDTYFNVASSGVVIGSEILLRRAQVDVYHRTGEGYESSGETTTLYDYIRSKGFAVIDLSILEQLSYAANVLCVRDGVILTVEGERVMKTVLANLERKAAVDTARYGRLLRHAEEDYRRIRNVGQFFPHKAEFYQHDIETCPLHFENLTGGYGGPHCMTCALERG from the coding sequence ATGACAGCGAGGGTTCGGGCAGAGTGGGAGAAGCTCCGGAGGGTTGCCGTCCACAGGCCGGGGATCGAGATGTTCTTCGGGTTGCTTGAGCCGTATGCGGCGCTCTACGAACGGGCGTTCAGCCGCTACGAGGCGCGCCGGGAGCACGAGCGCCTCGAGTACACCCTCAGGGAGGAGTTCGGGGTCCGGGTGCTGCGGCTCAAGGAGACCATCCTCGACGCCGCCGACCGCGACCCGGCGGTGCGCCGGCGGCTCGTCGACTGGGCACATGAGACCGTCACCATCAGGGGCGGGAGGCAGGAGGTGGCGGAGGCCCGCAGGAGCATGGAGCAGAACGCAGACGCCCTGGACTCGCAGCACTTCTTCACCCTCCTCCTCTTAAACCCGGTCATCGAGGTGGGAGAGGGAAGCACCGGCGGCGGGGTGGACGTCCGGATTATGGGGCAGGAACCGCTTGCAAACCTCTACTTCATGCGCGACCAGCAGGCGGTTACTGAATGCGGCCTGGTCAGCGGCCGGCCGGCAAAGCCCCAGCGGTCCCGGGAGGCTGAGATAACCAGGTTCCTCTGGGAGATCATCGGCATCCCCATCGCCGGGACGGTGCGGGAACCCGGGACCTTTGAGGGCGGCGACTTCATGCCGATGGGGGATTTTGCCCTCATCGGCACCGGAGACCGGACGAACGAGGCCGGGATCCACCAGTTCCTCGCCTGTGCCACGGGTTTTGACGAGATTGGCGTCGTCCACCAGCCGGGCCACCCGCTCGTCCCGAGCAGGCGGCCTGACCCGATGATCGACATGCATCTCGACACCTACTTCAACGTCGCCTCGAGCGGGGTGGTGATCGGCTCCGAGATCCTCCTCCGGAGGGCGCAGGTCGACGTCTACCACCGGACAGGCGAGGGATACGAGTCATCGGGGGAGACCACGACCCTCTATGACTACATCCGATCGAAGGGATTTGCGGTGATCGATCTCTCGATCCTGGAGCAACTCTCCTACGCCGCAAACGTCCTCTGCGTACGGGACGGCGTCATCCTCACGGTGGAAGGGGAGCGGGTGATGAAGACGGTGCTTGCGAACCTGGAGCGGAAGGCCGCGGTTGATACGGCGCGCTACGGGCGGCTCCTCCGTCACGCTGAGGAGGACTACCGCCGGATCAGGAACGTCGGGCAGTTCTTCCCGCACAAGGCGGAGTTCTACCAGCATGATATCGAGACCTGTCCGCTGCACTTCGAGAACCTGACCGGGGGCTACGGTGGTCCCCACTGCATGACCTGCGCACTGGAGAGGGGGTGA
- a CDS encoding DUF5518 domain-containing protein, with translation MANNFWTGVIVGWLVGLILGFLLPVIGPLVGGFVAGWMVRGGVGNGAKAGLLAGILGAIVIAALLLIGGTILLGAFGFIAGLGTSLVIIVAAFVYQGLLSLIGGAIAGAIRR, from the coding sequence ATGGCGAATAACTTCTGGACGGGTGTCATCGTCGGCTGGCTCGTAGGGCTCATCCTGGGCTTCCTGCTGCCGGTCATCGGGCCGCTGGTCGGCGGGTTCGTCGCCGGCTGGATGGTCAGGGGCGGGGTTGGGAACGGCGCAAAGGCCGGGCTGCTTGCCGGCATCCTCGGTGCCATCGTCATCGCGGCGCTGCTTCTTATCGGCGGCACGATTCTGCTCGGTGCGTTTGGATTCATCGCGGGGCTCGGGACATCGCTCGTCATCATTGTAGCGGCGTTCGTCTACCAGGGATTGCTCTCCCTGATCGGCGGCGCCATCGCGGGGGCGATCCGGCGGTAA
- a CDS encoding DUF4097 family beta strand repeat-containing protein: MQRTVCTVLTLLALITTVALAGCAGVPGPEETEEFNRTVPAEPGSGLVVVNRNGGVNVSVWEEDYVAVTAVKRTVYGRDDLAKVRIEVTGGDPLRIETVHAGFNPQVRVDYTIRLPSGVVLRRVESSNGPIKLSGVRVAGTELATSNGPVVVDGAPGSDLAVVSSNGGIDLSGVEGYVTATTSNGGITVEDCGGVAGLKTSNGPISAEISAVRGDVTISSSNGGIALRLTEDLNARVVATTSNGRVTVDDLPLRVSESTGTSVSGLLGDGGPTITVTASNGGIGLSGL; the protein is encoded by the coding sequence ATGCAGAGAACGGTCTGTACGGTACTGACGTTGCTGGCCCTCATCACCACCGTCGCTCTCGCCGGGTGCGCCGGGGTGCCGGGCCCAGAGGAGACGGAGGAGTTCAATCGGACGGTCCCGGCCGAGCCGGGGAGCGGTCTTGTCGTGGTCAACCGGAACGGGGGCGTGAACGTGAGCGTCTGGGAGGAGGATTACGTCGCCGTTACGGCGGTCAAACGGACCGTCTACGGCCGGGACGACCTCGCGAAGGTCAGGATTGAGGTGACGGGGGGTGATCCCCTCCGGATCGAGACGGTGCATGCCGGGTTTAACCCGCAGGTGCGCGTGGACTACACAATACGGCTGCCGTCGGGTGTCGTCCTGCGGCGGGTCGAGAGTTCGAACGGTCCGATCAAACTCTCGGGGGTGCGGGTGGCCGGAACGGAACTGGCGACATCGAACGGCCCTGTGGTCGTGGACGGTGCCCCGGGCAGCGATCTCGCGGTGGTCTCCTCGAACGGCGGGATCGATCTCTCCGGCGTCGAAGGCTACGTCACGGCAACGACGAGCAACGGCGGGATCACGGTGGAGGACTGCGGAGGAGTCGCGGGTCTGAAGACATCAAACGGCCCGATATCCGCCGAGATCTCGGCCGTCCGCGGCGACGTGACGATATCGTCAAGCAACGGCGGGATAGCGCTCCGCCTGACGGAAGACCTGAACGCCCGGGTGGTCGCCACCACCTCAAACGGGAGAGTGACGGTCGACGACCTCCCGCTCCGGGTCAGCGAGTCGACGGGGACCTCGGTCTCGGGCTTGCTCGGCGACGGGGGGCCGACGATCACCGTCACCGCCTCAAACGGGGGTATCGGCCTCTCGGGGCTCTGA
- a CDS encoding DUF362 domain-containing protein, whose amino-acid sequence MADVYFANLRARSHHESRSQKIRRLFEAAGFDEVVRPDDLAAVKLHVGERGCDTYIHPVFARQVVDKIKERGAHPFITDTGTLYAGSRADAVRHTVTAIEHGFDYAVVGAPVIIADGLRGDHWSEVAINGKHFGSVRIAGDILAAESMIVLSHVKGHDLAGFGGAIKNLAMGCAPPSGKAEQHAGRPFVEVERCGGCGKCTMVCPQAAMTVVEGRARLNPEHCVGCGDCMRSCPTEAIEFDWTTEIRPFLERLCEYALGAVLDKPGRVGYINFLLGITPDCDCVPWSDAPIVPDIGILASTDPVAIDHASIDLVNSQRGFAQTALARNHAPGEDKFMGVWDYTDADYQISYAARIGLGDASYRLIEV is encoded by the coding sequence ATGGCAGACGTCTATTTCGCCAATCTCCGGGCAAGGAGCCACCATGAGAGTAGATCCCAGAAGATCCGCCGCCTCTTTGAGGCCGCCGGGTTCGACGAGGTCGTCCGGCCGGACGACCTTGCGGCCGTCAAACTGCATGTCGGGGAGCGGGGGTGCGACACCTACATACACCCAGTCTTTGCCAGGCAGGTGGTCGATAAGATAAAGGAGCGTGGAGCACATCCCTTCATCACCGATACCGGCACCCTCTACGCCGGGAGCAGGGCGGATGCGGTCAGGCATACCGTCACCGCCATCGAGCACGGGTTCGATTACGCGGTGGTCGGCGCCCCGGTGATCATCGCCGATGGGCTCCGGGGCGATCACTGGTCAGAGGTCGCGATCAACGGGAAGCATTTTGGCAGCGTCAGGATCGCAGGGGATATCCTCGCCGCAGAGAGCATGATCGTCCTCTCGCACGTCAAGGGCCACGACCTTGCCGGGTTCGGGGGGGCGATCAAGAACCTGGCGATGGGGTGCGCCCCGCCCTCCGGGAAGGCGGAGCAGCACGCGGGCCGGCCGTTCGTGGAGGTCGAGCGGTGCGGGGGATGCGGGAAGTGCACCATGGTCTGCCCGCAGGCGGCGATGACGGTCGTGGAAGGCCGGGCGCGGCTCAACCCCGAGCACTGCGTCGGGTGCGGCGACTGTATGCGCTCCTGCCCGACGGAAGCGATCGAGTTCGACTGGACCACCGAAATCAGGCCGTTCCTTGAGCGGCTCTGCGAGTACGCTCTCGGCGCCGTCCTCGATAAGCCCGGGCGGGTGGGCTACATCAACTTCCTCCTCGGCATCACCCCCGACTGCGACTGCGTCCCCTGGAGCGACGCTCCAATCGTCCCCGATATCGGGATCCTCGCCTCCACCGATCCGGTCGCTATCGACCACGCAAGCATCGATCTCGTCAACAGCCAGAGGGGTTTTGCTCAAACAGCGCTTGCAAGGAACCACGCCCCCGGAGAGGACAAATTTATGGGGGTCTGGGACTACACGGATGCCGATTACCAGATCAGCTACGCTGCCAGGATTGGTCTAGGCGATGCGTCCTACCGGCTGATCGAGGTGTGA
- a CDS encoding flavodoxin family protein, with translation MTGRVVLLCGSPRLEGNTALVLGECAKVLEREGIETETILLAENRILSCTACGLCTGGECALDDSLNDIIRRIREAEGFIVGTPVYFGTARGDVLSALQRIGMVSMSSDSFLSRKVGGPIAVARRGGHTATLQELLMFFLINDMIVPGSTYWNMVFGRTPGEAVNDEEGMKTVRRFAENVAFLIKRLQ, from the coding sequence ATGACCGGAAGAGTAGTACTGCTCTGCGGGAGTCCCCGGCTCGAGGGGAACACCGCGCTGGTGCTCGGGGAGTGCGCAAAGGTCCTCGAGCGCGAGGGTATCGAGACCGAGACCATACTGCTTGCAGAGAACCGGATCCTCTCCTGCACCGCCTGCGGGCTCTGCACCGGCGGGGAGTGCGCTCTCGATGACAGCTTAAACGACATCATCAGGAGGATACGGGAGGCGGAGGGGTTCATCGTCGGCACCCCGGTCTACTTCGGGACCGCACGGGGCGATGTGCTCTCGGCGCTGCAGCGGATCGGTATGGTCTCGATGTCGTCGGACTCGTTCCTCTCGCGGAAGGTAGGCGGGCCGATCGCCGTGGCACGGCGGGGCGGGCATACCGCCACGCTCCAGGAACTGCTGATGTTCTTCCTGATCAACGATATGATCGTGCCGGGCTCGACCTACTGGAACATGGTCTTTGGGAGGACTCCCGGAGAAGCCGTAAACGACGAGGAAGGGATGAAGACGGTCAGGCGGTTCGCCGAGAACGTGGCGTTCCTGATCAAGAGACTGCAATGA
- a CDS encoding MFS transporter has product MPDSPLDTSQRVRDISVHLILLLGVASLCGSLVSNGARSVTGPYILLLGGSAAVVGLIAGFGEFVGYALRFVAGSYVGQGRHYWKVAMAGYGLLVAIPLLAFAGRWEVAAFLIIFERIGKAIRTPARDTILSHATAAVGRGWGFGVHKALDQAGAVIGPLVMVAALVFTGGYTAGFLLLGIPLFGVAIVLLIARSAVPRPGRLEVQLNGRGEETADLPGIRPYATFIFLGMAGFAAFPLISYHFKAQAIISDAAIPLVYASAMAVSVVVALLIGRAFDRIGAHALLTIPVLSTAMVLFAFSLTPGMAVAGSLAWGAGIGIFETVLRASIAESTALERRGEVYGILSAVFGTAWFMGSAVMGVLYDVSLTHVVAYVIIVESAAVAAYLWMYRARIVVRFQEEIGDRIP; this is encoded by the coding sequence ATGCCAGATTCTCCCCTCGATACCAGCCAGAGGGTCAGGGACATCTCGGTTCACCTCATCCTGCTGCTCGGCGTGGCGAGCCTCTGCGGGAGCCTGGTCTCGAACGGCGCCAGGAGCGTCACCGGCCCCTACATTCTCCTCCTCGGGGGAAGCGCGGCCGTCGTCGGGCTGATTGCCGGGTTTGGCGAGTTTGTAGGGTATGCGCTCCGGTTCGTCGCCGGCTCCTACGTCGGCCAGGGCCGCCACTACTGGAAGGTGGCGATGGCCGGCTACGGCCTGCTCGTCGCCATCCCGCTCCTTGCCTTTGCCGGGCGCTGGGAGGTAGCGGCCTTCCTCATCATATTCGAGCGGATAGGGAAGGCCATCAGGACACCGGCGCGGGACACGATCCTCTCCCACGCGACGGCGGCAGTCGGGAGGGGGTGGGGGTTTGGGGTCCACAAGGCACTCGACCAGGCCGGTGCGGTCATCGGACCGCTGGTCATGGTCGCTGCCCTGGTCTTCACCGGCGGATACACCGCCGGGTTTCTCCTGCTCGGGATCCCGCTCTTCGGCGTCGCGATAGTCCTCCTCATCGCCCGATCGGCGGTGCCGAGGCCCGGGCGCCTGGAGGTGCAGTTGAACGGGAGGGGGGAGGAGACCGCGGATCTGCCCGGGATCAGGCCCTACGCAACGTTCATCTTCCTCGGCATGGCCGGGTTTGCGGCGTTCCCGCTCATCTCCTACCACTTCAAGGCCCAGGCGATCATCTCCGACGCCGCCATCCCCCTCGTCTACGCATCGGCGATGGCAGTCTCGGTCGTCGTGGCGCTGCTCATCGGCAGGGCGTTCGACCGTATCGGCGCCCATGCCCTCCTCACCATCCCGGTTCTCAGCACTGCAATGGTCCTGTTCGCCTTCTCGCTCACCCCGGGGATGGCGGTCGCGGGATCGCTCGCCTGGGGGGCCGGGATCGGGATCTTCGAGACCGTGCTCAGGGCATCGATCGCGGAGTCCACGGCGCTCGAGCGCAGGGGAGAGGTCTACGGCATCCTGAGCGCGGTCTTCGGGACGGCGTGGTTCATGGGGAGCGCCGTGATGGGGGTCCTCTACGATGTATCCCTCACCCATGTCGTCGCGTACGTCATCATCGTCGAATCTGCAGCGGTGGCGGCCTACCTCTGGATGTACCGGGCGCGCATTGTAGTGCGGTTCCAGGAGGAGATCGGGGATCGTATCCCGTGA
- a CDS encoding MFS transporter, with product MEQGDGQSYSRRFILVLITIATFLNPFTGTAINLALPVIGTEFSADATTLAWVSSAYLLSSVIFLLPAGKLGDSRGKVTVFMAGIVVYTAGAILTIFTPTIGTLLAFRFLQGIGGAMIYANSVALITHLYPVGERGYAIGLNITAVYAALSLGPFLGGILTQFFGWRSIFVVTALIAAPVLFSADKFPAFLNDRHREDFDIPGLVLSSALILCLFLGLAKATTPTGLALLAAALLLGVAFFRVERRHPSPLLPVSLLASNRVFASSNLAALINYSATYAVGFLLSLYLQYIRGYEPAAAGTLLLVQPVIQIFVAPVAGRLADRIRPGLIAAGGLALSAACLFGLAALSETTPVAAIIVILAVLGVGVGLFSSPNTTAVMGSVGKRYYGSASAMVAMMRSLGMMMSMGLVLVVFAVIMGSTVVTPAIFPEFLASMNLIFLVFAVLSVFGIFLSLKKND from the coding sequence ATGGAGCAGGGAGACGGGCAATCGTATTCGCGAAGATTCATCCTCGTACTGATCACCATCGCTACGTTCCTCAACCCCTTCACAGGCACCGCGATCAACCTCGCCCTGCCTGTCATCGGGACCGAGTTCTCAGCCGACGCCACCACGCTCGCCTGGGTCTCCAGCGCCTATCTCCTCTCGTCGGTCATCTTCCTCCTCCCTGCCGGGAAACTTGGCGACTCGCGTGGAAAGGTCACCGTCTTCATGGCCGGGATCGTGGTCTACACCGCCGGGGCTATCCTCACCATCTTCACGCCCACGATAGGCACGCTCCTCGCCTTCCGGTTCCTGCAGGGGATCGGCGGCGCCATGATCTACGCAAACAGCGTGGCCCTGATCACCCACCTCTACCCGGTCGGGGAGCGGGGCTATGCGATCGGGCTCAACATCACAGCCGTCTACGCCGCGCTCTCGCTCGGGCCGTTCCTCGGGGGCATCCTGACCCAGTTCTTTGGCTGGCGGAGCATCTTTGTCGTGACCGCGCTCATCGCCGCCCCGGTCCTCTTCTCCGCAGACAAATTCCCGGCGTTCCTCAACGATCGGCACCGCGAAGACTTTGACATCCCCGGGCTGGTCCTCTCCTCGGCTCTGATCCTCTGCCTCTTCCTGGGTCTGGCCAAAGCGACCACCCCGACCGGCCTCGCACTCCTCGCGGCAGCCCTCCTGCTCGGGGTGGCCTTCTTCCGGGTGGAGCGGCGGCACCCCTCCCCCCTCCTCCCGGTCTCGCTGCTTGCGTCGAACCGGGTCTTTGCCTCGTCAAACCTCGCCGCCCTGATCAACTACAGCGCCACATATGCGGTCGGGTTCCTCCTCTCCCTCTACCTCCAGTACATCCGTGGCTACGAACCCGCCGCCGCAGGCACCCTCCTCCTGGTCCAGCCGGTCATCCAGATCTTCGTCGCCCCGGTGGCGGGCCGCCTCGCCGACCGGATACGCCCCGGGCTCATCGCCGCAGGAGGACTCGCGCTCTCGGCCGCCTGCCTCTTCGGCCTTGCCGCGCTCTCGGAGACGACGCCGGTTGCGGCGATCATCGTGATCCTGGCCGTCCTGGGCGTCGGAGTCGGGCTCTTCTCGTCCCCGAACACCACCGCCGTCATGGGGAGCGTGGGGAAGCGCTACTACGGGAGCGCATCCGCGATGGTTGCGATGATGCGGTCGCTTGGGATGATGATGAGTATGGGGCTGGTCCTCGTGGTCTTTGCGGTCATCATGGGGTCGACCGTCGTCACACCGGCGATATTCCCGGAGTTCCTTGCGAGCATGAACCTGATATTCCTGGTATTTGCGGTTCTTTCGGTATTCGGCATCTTCTTATCCCTCAAAAAGAATGATTGA
- the arcC gene encoding carbamate kinase — protein sequence MVEKAVVVALGGNAILRHQEMGTAEEQLANVRRTSRHIVDIIREGYDVIITHGNGPQVGDILLRNEMAKDTLPPMPLDICGAESQGMIGYMLQQSLNEALREAGLARPVVAVLTQTLVKGDDPAFGNPTKPIGPFYTAMQAKRLMVEKGWKMVQIRGRGYRRVVPSPRPVTLVEGEVINRLFRGGAVVIAAGGGGIPVVAGPGGTLRGVEGVVDKDYTAALLARLADADDLLILTDVDYVFLNYGCPGQQALREMTVAEAKQHLEATHFPPGTMGPKIEAAIAFLEAGGRRVVITSLDSAGDALAGRVGTWIHR from the coding sequence ATGGTGGAGAAGGCTGTGGTGGTCGCGCTTGGCGGCAACGCCATCCTGCGGCATCAGGAGATGGGAACCGCTGAAGAGCAACTTGCAAACGTCCGCCGGACATCGCGGCATATCGTGGATATCATCCGCGAGGGTTACGACGTCATCATAACACACGGGAACGGGCCGCAGGTGGGGGATATCCTCCTCCGGAACGAGATGGCGAAAGATACCCTCCCGCCGATGCCGCTCGACATCTGCGGGGCCGAGAGCCAGGGGATGATCGGGTATATGCTCCAGCAGTCGCTGAATGAGGCCCTCAGGGAGGCAGGGCTCGCCCGTCCGGTCGTGGCTGTGCTGACGCAGACCCTGGTGAAAGGCGATGACCCGGCGTTTGGGAACCCGACGAAACCAATCGGCCCGTTCTATACCGCCATGCAGGCAAAGAGGCTCATGGTGGAGAAGGGCTGGAAGATGGTGCAGATCCGGGGACGGGGTTACCGGCGGGTGGTCCCCTCGCCGCGCCCGGTCACCCTCGTGGAGGGAGAGGTGATCAACCGGCTCTTCAGGGGCGGGGCGGTCGTGATCGCCGCAGGCGGCGGGGGCATCCCGGTGGTCGCCGGTCCGGGCGGCACCCTCCGCGGCGTCGAGGGCGTGGTGGACAAGGACTACACCGCGGCGCTCCTCGCCCGGCTCGCCGACGCCGACGACCTGCTGATCCTGACCGATGTTGACTACGTGTTCTTAAACTACGGGTGCCCGGGCCAGCAGGCACTCCGTGAGATGACGGTTGCCGAGGCAAAACAGCATCTTGAGGCGACGCATTTCCCGCCCGGGACCATGGGGCCGAAGATCGAGGCGGCCATCGCGTTTCTGGAGGCCGGGGGGCGCCGGGTGGTTATAACATCGCTTGATTCGGCAGGTGACGCCCTGGCCGGGCGGGTGGGCACCTGGATCCACCGGTAG
- a CDS encoding ATP-binding cassette domain-containing protein, with product MGEDDIIEVRDLEHAFNGVKAVRGISFSVRRGEIFSFLGPNGAGKSTTINILTTLLPIQRGTVRVAGYDVAREPERVRESIGIVFQDEVLDRDLTVWETMEFHGRLYSIPRDERRRRIDDMLTVVELEAKRNERTKNLSGGMKRRLEIARGLMTRPGVLFLDEPTQGLDPQTRMRMWDYIRQVNAAGTTIFLTTHYMEEADMLSDRISIIDHGRIIVSGTPEELKNTLGEDVVYLETGDDTKARESLQGVEEIQSITESPRGLSITISTDGSHCLPRIVERVRGAGIDISSVNLKKPTMDDVFVHYTGRELRDTGA from the coding sequence ATGGGAGAGGATGATATCATCGAGGTGAGAGACCTCGAACACGCGTTCAACGGCGTTAAGGCGGTGCGCGGCATCAGTTTCAGCGTTCGAAGGGGCGAGATCTTCTCCTTCCTCGGCCCCAACGGCGCAGGGAAGAGCACCACCATCAACATCCTGACGACGCTCCTCCCCATCCAGCGGGGCACGGTGCGGGTGGCTGGCTACGACGTCGCACGGGAGCCGGAGAGGGTCAGGGAGTCTATCGGTATCGTCTTCCAGGACGAGGTGCTGGACCGCGACCTCACGGTCTGGGAGACGATGGAGTTTCACGGACGGCTCTACTCGATCCCCCGCGATGAGCGGAGACGCCGGATCGATGATATGCTCACGGTAGTGGAACTTGAGGCCAAACGGAACGAGCGGACAAAGAATCTCTCGGGGGGTATGAAACGACGGCTCGAGATCGCACGCGGGCTGATGACCAGGCCGGGGGTCCTCTTCCTGGACGAGCCGACGCAGGGGCTTGACCCCCAGACACGGATGCGGATGTGGGACTACATCAGGCAGGTGAACGCGGCCGGGACGACGATCTTTTTGACGACGCATTACATGGAGGAGGCCGATATGCTCTCAGACCGGATCAGCATCATCGATCACGGCAGGATCATCGTCTCCGGCACCCCGGAGGAACTGAAGAACACCCTCGGTGAGGACGTTGTCTACCTGGAGACCGGGGATGACACGAAGGCGCGGGAGAGCCTCCAGGGGGTTGAGGAGATCCAGTCGATCACCGAATCACCCCGCGGCCTCTCGATCACGATATCGACCGACGGGAGCCACTGTCTTCCGCGGATCGTCGAGCGGGTGCGCGGTGCCGGGATCGATATCTCGAGCGTGAACCTCAAGAAACCGACGATGGACGACGTCTTCGTTCACTACACCGGCAGGGAACTGCGCGATACGGGAGCGTGA